The DNA window TTTTACATATTGAAAAAGATGCGTAAAATTATCAATATAGAAAATACGAGCGAGGACAGGGATAATTCCCTGTCCTTTTGCATGTTTACATAGGAGGTTTATAGTTGATATATATGGTCATATCTATTGTCGTTATCTTCATCATCTTATTTTTATATATGCTATTTCTTGCATTTCAAATTAACGTGAAAGAGCATTCTATACAAATAAAAGAAATGCTGGACGGAGAACAGTTTCACCTATTTTTCATATCCGATATTCACCGAAGAAAAATAGATGACAAATTGATTCACTCGATTATAGGAAAAGTAGACATAGTTATTATTGGTGGGGACTTAACAGAAAAGGGAGTACCACTAGAGCGTACAGAGCACAATATTAAGCAATTAAAAAAACTTGGAAAAGTATATTACGTATACGGCAATAATGATCGAGAAGTAAATGAACAAAGACTTCAATCTATCTTCGATAAGCATAGCGTTCGCATGCTAGTAAACGAATCGGTCGATCTGAATTTTAGAAGTTCTTTGATTCGCCTTGTTGGGATTAATGATGGATTTAGTGGGAATGTAAAAATATATGAGGCATTTCAGGAAGTAAAAGATACGGATATCCTCGTTTTTGTGTCACATGCGCCAGCGTATTTCCATCATGCGAAAAAGTTAAGTAAACCCCATTTACTATTAGCTGGCCATCTTCACGGAGGTCAAATTCGTTTAGGTCCTTTTGGTATGTATGAAAATGGAACTTTTAAAATAAATGAGAACAGCGCAGAGCTTGTAAGCAATGGTTTTGGTACGACGGGTGTTCCACTAAGGTTAGGGGCAAAATCGGAGTGTCATATAATAACTATGCATGGCACATCGATTGATCAAAGATAGTAAGAAGAGAAAGGAAGTTTTACCAGTGGTACAACATGTAGATGTTTTAATTGTAGGAGGAGGGCCATGTGGAATAGCTGCTGCTATTTCCACTCAAGAGCTTGGTTTGAAAACAATAGTAATCGAAAAAGGAAACATTGTAGAAGCAATATACAATTATCCAACTCATCAAACCTTCTTTAGCACAAGTGAAAAATTAGCAATTGGAAATGTACCTTTTATTGTAGAGGAAAGGAAACCAAAGCGAAATCAAGCATTAGTATACTATAGAGAAGTAACGAAGCTGAAAAATATTCAAGTGAATAAATACGAACAAGTAGAAAAGGTGGAAAAAAAGGATCGCTACTTTCTTGTAACGACATCAAAAACAATTTACCACTCTACCTACGTCATAATTGCAACTGGTTATTATGATCATCCAAACTTTATGGGAATTCCAGGTGAAGATTTACCGAAAGTACTTCATTATTTTAAAGAAGGCCATCCGTATTTCGCTCAAAATGTTTTGGTGATTGGAGGGAAAAACTCTGCCGTAGATGCAGCACTTGAGCTGAATAAGGCAGGAGCGAATGTCACTGTCGCTTATCGTGGAAGTGTATACTCCCCTAGTATAAAGCCTTGGGTATTACCAGAGTTTGAGGGGCTCGTGCGAAACAAAGAGATTCAAATGCATTTTGATACAGAAATTTTGTCAATAGACGAGCAGTTTGTCTATTTAAATGGACCAGAAGGAAAGTTCCAAATGGAAAACGATTTTGTCTTTGCGATGACAGGTTATCATCCTGACCATGTATTTTTAGAGAAAATGGGTGTTCAGATAGACCAAACATCTGGTCGACCTACATATAATGCAGAAACAATGGAAACAAATGTAGAAGGTATATTTATCGCAGGTGTGATAGCGGCAGGGAATAATGCAAATGAAATTTTTATTGAAAATGGAAGATTCCATGGAAATCAAATTGCTCAAGAAATTGAACGCAAGAGAAAAGACACGAAAATATAAAATTTTGGTCTTGTGACTGTCCAGATTTCAGAGATCACTTGTAGAACCAAAACGGAGCTTTAGCAGTAACGACTTGAAAGACATGACATAAAGAGTACTCTGTAATTATACAGATACAGCACTTTTCAAACCATTTCTTGAAAATGGATATGCCTATATTTACTTTGTTTCTCCTTGTTTTCGGATTGCTTTGGACAGAGCGACTATTACACCATTACCGGGATTTCTAGAAGGGGCTGTCCCTAAAGTCATATAGTGACTGAGAGATGGTCCCTTTTCCAATGTATTGATTTCCGTTCCTGACGGACGCCTTCCGCGGGCATGGCTTTAGTCTCCTCAGGCCAACACGATGTTGGTCACGAAGGCGTTGAGGCCCACAGGATGTGGGTCATGCAATCGTTGCCGCAGGACGCGGCGAACTTAGATTGCCTTCCATTTGAGGTGGCGTTCTTAGCCTTTGTTCCTTTGTTCTCTCCTGCGGGGCCTTCAGCTCATGCACCTGCCGCTTCGCTTTCGGTGCAGAAAACATCTGCTATTCCCGCTGGAGTCGCCGTCTTCCCCTACAATCAATTGCCTACAAAAAATAGTAGTTTTATAAAAAGTATACAAATAACAGGTGTAGAAAAAGACTCGTTTTTCTACACCTGCTTCAATTTTATGGGCTTATTGGACAGCCCCATCTTTTCGGTAATCGTATGGCCGTTGCCTTCCGCCTATTTTTGTCAGAATAAGCAAGGAATTACCGTAGAAAAGGATAAAGTGCCCGAAATTGAATCTTCGGGCACTTACATCAACAATATAAAAGTAGTAATTCTTTTATTTTCAGAAAGTGCTCTTTTCCTGACAATTTGTTCAGGACAAACTTTATCTCTAGGCTTCTCTCCACGATTGACTCTCGGTAATGGTATAGCAGAAATATGTTCCAAAGCGATCCAGGAATGATTGTGGAACAGTTAACATGAATCAACTTAACACGCTTATAAGGGCAAGGCTGGCACTTTTCTTAGATAGAGAAAATATGATTCATTGCTTTTTGTGGGTCTGGATGATTAAGAGCAATGAGGAGTGCCAGTCTTGCTTTTTGACCGTTTATGCCCTGTGCAAATATGACTCCTAGCTCTTTTAACCCTTTTCCACCACCTACATAACCATATACATCTTGTGCAATTCCATTAAAGCAACGAGAAACGAGTACAATTGGTATGTTTCTTTGCAAGATATCTTCAATAATAGGGACAAGGCTCGGAGGCACATTTCCTTGACCTAATCCTTCCAATACTATTCCGTCATAGCCTAGCTGGATGGATGATTCTAATAAATCTGGTTCCATTCCTGCATACACTTTAAAAAGTGCTACTCGTTTCGAGATACTTTGAATTGGGAAAACTGTCCGGTAATTAGGAGAATGATGAAAATGTACAATGGACTTTGAAATAAAACCAATGGGTCCATATTGCGGACTTTGGAAGGTGCTGACATTGCTAGCGTGCGTTTTTGTCGCATTTTCTGCGGTATGTATCTCATCATTTAAGACAATTAATACCCCTTTACCAATTGCGTCCTTTGATGAGGCTACTTTTATAGCAGAAACTAAATTGTATAACCCATCTGAGCCAATTTCATTGGAAGATCTCATTGCACCTGTTATCACGATCGGGATCGATGTATCGACTGTTATGTCCAAAAAGTAGGCTGTTTCTTCCAATGTATCTGTACCATGTGTAATGACAACTCCATCAATATTTTTTTCTACTATATACTGATCGATTAACTGTTTTAGAGTTAACATTTCCGCAGAGGTAATATGAGGAGAAGGTAAATTAAAAGCCTCGATTTCCAAAATATTTGCAAGTTTTTTTAGTTTTTCTGCCTCTACAATGAGAGGATTTTGAGAAGCAGGAACTACTGCGCCTGTTTCCGCATTTACTTGCATAGATATTGTTCCGCCTGTATGAATAAGTAAAATTGTTTTCAATAGAAAAACCCCCAAAATTTTTACAATTAATGCAAATAATAATGTATAATAAAGATAATGAATTGGAAGGAGTAAGGATATGTTCATACTGCTTTCCGTTGCAATTGCTCCTGCACTTGCACTTTTAAGTTATTTTTATTTACGTAAAGAAATTGCCAAAGAGCCTTCTAGATTATTGTTACACACATTTATATATGGCGCTATATTAACTTTTCCAATTTTATTTATTCAGCATGTAATTCAAGAAGAGCAAGTATTTTCAGCCTTATTTATTCGAAATGCCTTATTTTCTAGCACCTTAGAAGAGTTTTTTAAATGGTTAGCACTTCTAGTAGCTATATACAAACATGTGGAGTTTGATGATCCTTACGATGGGATCTTATATGGAGCTAGTGTTTCTCTTGGATTCGCAACGGTCGAAAATATTTTGTTCCTATTAAACTTTGGTATGCATGATGCATTTATGCGTGCGTTGCTTCCAGTTTCCAGTCATGCATTATTTGGTGTCGTAATGGGGTATTATTTAGGTAGAGCAAAATTTTCAACTTTAAATAAGTCCCGATATGAAATTACGTATGCATTAGCTGCTCCTTTAGTTTTACATATAATATATAATAGCATTTTAATTTTTACTGGATTTGAACTAATCTTAATGGTCCCATTCATGCTTTTTTTATGGGTATTTGGCTTATCAAAAGTAAAGAAAGCACATATTTTATCGCATAAAAGAAGATATGAACATCATGAATATTTTATTAGAGAGGAAATCTAGCTGATGCTAGATTTTTTTTGTATATTTAGTAAAAACTTACCCAAGCTATATAAAAAGGAGAGATGTCGTTTGAAACAAATTAAATACATCCTTATTAGCTTGGTAATTTGTACAGCTAGTTATGCGTTATTAAATCAAGAGCAACCTACACAGGCTTTCTCCGCTCAGATATTAGAACGGGGAGCATACGGAGATGATGTAATTGAGCTACAAGCTAGACTACAATACATTGGATATTACACGAGTGAAATAGACGGTAAGTTTGGATACAGCACTTACTGGGCCCTTAGAAATTTTCAAGAGAAATACGGACTTCCTGTCGATGGAATGTTAGGTGAAAAAACGAAGAAAAAGCTTGTGAATGCTTCGGAATTCAATGAGAAATTTGTGCATGAACAAATAAAAAAAGGTAATAGTTTTACACATTACGGTGGGAAGGACCTAAAGGCACAAGTAAAAAATAAAAAACCGGAAAGTACAAATATGCAGCTTCCCCCAAAATACACAGAAAAAGATTTAAAGCTAATTGCAAACGCAGTATATGGAGAATCTAGGGGAGAGCCATATGAAGGGCAAGTTGCAGTTGCAGCAGTTATATTAAATCGAGTTGATCACCCTGATTTTCCAAATACAATTAGCGAAGTAATATTCCAACCACGAGCATTTACTGCAGTAGCAGATGGGCAAATTTGGTTAGAGCCGAATGAACGTGCTAAAGAGGCTGTATTAGACGCACTAAATGGATGGGATCCAACTGAAAATGCTATCTACTATTTTAACCCGGAAACTGCTACTAGTGAATGGATCTGGTCTAGACCACAAATTAAAAAAATCGGACAGCATATATTTTGTTCATAAGGAGATAAAATGAAAAAAATTGTATGGATAATAGTTGTTGCTGCTGCCGCCATATTTCTTGTATATCATTTTCAAGTTCAAGCCCAAAACACGCGATTAGAAACTGCACTTGCAAACCAATATGCAAATCAATTAACAACAGCTTCTGAACAGCTTACGGTATTAAGTGATTCCATTGATCAGACATTACTATTTAAAGATAAAGCCGCACTCGATAAACCTCTAGATGATGTATGGAGAGTATCTTCTGATGTGCGGGCATCTATTTCAGCCTTACCAATAGATCAAGAAACCTCCACGGTGTGGATGAATTATTTAACCCGTATTGGAAATGGCGCTTCGCAAGTTAAGGCTGGAAAAGTGCCAATAGAAGAATGGCAAAAAAACATGACAAGTGCTCGTGATAATTTAAGATCGTTATCTGATCAATGGGCTTTTACGAATAGAGAGGATGGAAAGAAAGATTATATCGTAGCATCTTTTGTACAAAACAAAGTAAGTAAAGAAAATGAGAAGAGTTGGAAAGCTCTTGGGAGTTCTGTAAAAACTTATACGGAAAGTGATTTTCCAATGACTGCAAGTGAAGCGGATCAACAAAAGAAGAAGGATTTGCAACACATTAAAGACGCAGAGATTAGTATGGATCAAGTAAAACAAAAATTTAGGGAGCTGTTCCCTGAACTAAAAGATGCTAAACTGCATATTACAGAAAGCGCAAAAGATGCTCCTTATCCCTTTTATCATGTAGAATTTCATAAGGGAATTCGAATTGGATATGCAGATTTCACGAAAAAAGGAGGTCATCTACTATCCTTCTTATTGGAAAGACCTTTTGATAATACAACCATTAGTGTTGAACAAATGAAAGCTAAAGCATTAAAATATATGAAATCCTTTAATTATGCCGATACGAAAATGGTTGATTTCCGAGAAAATAATATTGCTTGGCATTTAGCTTTTGCAAGAAATGATGCTGAAAATAATGCACTAGTGTATGCAGATGGCGTTCAGTTGAAAGTTGCAAAAGATAATGGAGAGCTTTTAGGATTAAATGCAATGGAATATATTCAAAAGGAAAAGCTTGTACCTCAAAAAGTTATTCCTATAAATTATGATGAACTATTTTCCGGGAATTTCTCTGTAGAAGAAGAGCGATTATCCTATGTGGAAAATCAACAATTACAACAACGTCTTGCATATGAAGTTTTAACAAGAAGTGATACTATTGGCACGTATAAAATATATATTGATACGGAAACTCACGAAATATTACACTCAGAAAAACTCCCGTAAAATATTTTCTTATAGAAAATGGAAACTTTAAATGTCATAATAAAAGTATTATGACATTTGAAGAGGGTAAAAACATGAAAATCAAGTTAGGTACAAATTTAACCTTAGAGCCAACCTTTACTGAGAAAAAAGAAAAATACCGTTGTAAAGTAGTTGATATGGATGATCAATATATTTATGTGGATTATCCTATCGACACAATAACAAACAAAACTGTATTTTTAATTGACGGTACCCAGCTACGTGCCACCTATGTAGAAGAATTAAAGTCAGCGTTTGCCTTCCAAACAGAAGTGTTAGGAAAGAGGAATGGGCAAATTCCGATGATTAGGCTTTCGTATCCAGGTGATTCCGAAATTATTAAAATTCAACGAAGAGATTTTGTACGTGTCCATTCACCACTAGATGTGTCTGTTCAATTTGAAGATGAAAAGTATCAATTTATTACAGACGATATTAGTGCAGGAGGTAGTGCAATATTATTGAATCGAGAGGT is part of the Psychrobacillus sp. FSL H8-0483 genome and encodes:
- a CDS encoding metallophosphoesterase, with amino-acid sequence MVISIVVIFIILFLYMLFLAFQINVKEHSIQIKEMLDGEQFHLFFISDIHRRKIDDKLIHSIIGKVDIVIIGGDLTEKGVPLERTEHNIKQLKKLGKVYYVYGNNDREVNEQRLQSIFDKHSVRMLVNESVDLNFRSSLIRLVGINDGFSGNVKIYEAFQEVKDTDILVFVSHAPAYFHHAKKLSKPHLLLAGHLHGGQIRLGPFGMYENGTFKINENSAELVSNGFGTTGVPLRLGAKSECHIITMHGTSIDQR
- a CDS encoding YpdA family putative bacillithiol disulfide reductase, whose translation is MVQHVDVLIVGGGPCGIAAAISTQELGLKTIVIEKGNIVEAIYNYPTHQTFFSTSEKLAIGNVPFIVEERKPKRNQALVYYREVTKLKNIQVNKYEQVEKVEKKDRYFLVTTSKTIYHSTYVIIATGYYDHPNFMGIPGEDLPKVLHYFKEGHPYFAQNVLVIGGKNSAVDAALELNKAGANVTVAYRGSVYSPSIKPWVLPEFEGLVRNKEIQMHFDTEILSIDEQFVYLNGPEGKFQMENDFVFAMTGYHPDHVFLEKMGVQIDQTSGRPTYNAETMETNVEGIFIAGVIAAGNNANEIFIENGRFHGNQIAQEIERKRKDTKI
- a CDS encoding asparaginase, whose product is MKTILLIHTGGTISMQVNAETGAVVPASQNPLIVEAEKLKKLANILEIEAFNLPSPHITSAEMLTLKQLIDQYIVEKNIDGVVITHGTDTLEETAYFLDITVDTSIPIVITGAMRSSNEIGSDGLYNLVSAIKVASSKDAIGKGVLIVLNDEIHTAENATKTHASNVSTFQSPQYGPIGFISKSIVHFHHSPNYRTVFPIQSISKRVALFKVYAGMEPDLLESSIQLGYDGIVLEGLGQGNVPPSLVPIIEDILQRNIPIVLVSRCFNGIAQDVYGYVGGGKGLKELGVIFAQGINGQKARLALLIALNHPDPQKAMNHIFSI
- the prsW gene encoding glutamic-type intramembrane protease PrsW, with product MFILLSVAIAPALALLSYFYLRKEIAKEPSRLLLHTFIYGAILTFPILFIQHVIQEEQVFSALFIRNALFSSTLEEFFKWLALLVAIYKHVEFDDPYDGILYGASVSLGFATVENILFLLNFGMHDAFMRALLPVSSHALFGVVMGYYLGRAKFSTLNKSRYEITYALAAPLVLHIIYNSILIFTGFELILMVPFMLFLWVFGLSKVKKAHILSHKRRYEHHEYFIREEI
- the sleB gene encoding spore cortex-lytic enzyme produces the protein MSLVICTASYALLNQEQPTQAFSAQILERGAYGDDVIELQARLQYIGYYTSEIDGKFGYSTYWALRNFQEKYGLPVDGMLGEKTKKKLVNASEFNEKFVHEQIKKGNSFTHYGGKDLKAQVKNKKPESTNMQLPPKYTEKDLKLIANAVYGESRGEPYEGQVAVAAVILNRVDHPDFPNTISEVIFQPRAFTAVADGQIWLEPNERAKEAVLDALNGWDPTENAIYYFNPETATSEWIWSRPQIKKIGQHIFCS
- a CDS encoding PepSY1/2 domain-containing protein; amino-acid sequence: MKKIVWIIVVAAAAIFLVYHFQVQAQNTRLETALANQYANQLTTASEQLTVLSDSIDQTLLFKDKAALDKPLDDVWRVSSDVRASISALPIDQETSTVWMNYLTRIGNGASQVKAGKVPIEEWQKNMTSARDNLRSLSDQWAFTNREDGKKDYIVASFVQNKVSKENEKSWKALGSSVKTYTESDFPMTASEADQQKKKDLQHIKDAEISMDQVKQKFRELFPELKDAKLHITESAKDAPYPFYHVEFHKGIRIGYADFTKKGGHLLSFLLERPFDNTTISVEQMKAKALKYMKSFNYADTKMVDFRENNIAWHLAFARNDAENNALVYADGVQLKVAKDNGELLGLNAMEYIQKEKLVPQKVIPINYDELFSGNFSVEEERLSYVENQQLQQRLAYEVLTRSDTIGTYKIYIDTETHEILHSEKLP
- a CDS encoding flagellar brake domain-containing protein; protein product: MKIKLGTNLTLEPTFTEKKEKYRCKVVDMDDQYIYVDYPIDTITNKTVFLIDGTQLRATYVEELKSAFAFQTEVLGKRNGQIPMIRLSYPGDSEIIKIQRRDFVRVHSPLDVSVQFEDEKYQFITDDISAGGSAILLNREVKFKANDDVSILIPLAFNNGDIKYVSTIAKVVRIWDKDSLTLASLQFTDTDDIDKQHIVRFCFERQLLMRKKGLK